In one Gracilinanus agilis isolate LMUSP501 chromosome 6, AgileGrace, whole genome shotgun sequence genomic region, the following are encoded:
- the LRRC10B gene encoding leucine-rich repeat-containing protein 10B has translation MGTAESTLDELPSDVAEQLRDGDEQLLELSGRRLRRLPTAACALLGLRRLYVSGTGLRELPDEIEELRELRILALDFNKLERVPEALCRLPRLSRLYLGGNRLPGLPADFAQLQSLRCLWLEGNHVRRFPRALLRMPALQSLQLGDNRLRGLPAELPQMEGLRGLWLYGNRLEVFPSVLLRMGRLRILDVDRNQLGGFPDLRPLRALRLFSYDHNPVTGPPRVLDTVFLVGEGAVERMAERDEPPPPPKPRPRPPSAPTQPPSPRPTPPAQEPTENTGDQEEEEEPEEEEEEEEEREKEPQEESPLCAGHRPLGLPRKGEPT, from the coding sequence ATGGGCACGGCCGAGTCGACACTGGACGAGCTGCCGTCGGACGTGGCGGAGCAGCTGCGCGACGGGGATGAGCAGCTGCTGGAGCTGAGCGGGAGGCGACTGCGGCGGCTGCCGACGGCGGCGTGCGCGCTGCTGGGCCTGCGGCGGCTCTACGTGAGCGGCACGGGCCTGCGTGAGCTGCCCGACGAGATCGAGGAGCTGCGCGAGCTGCGCATCCTGGCGCTGGACTTCAACAAGCTGGAGCGCGTGCCCGAGGCGCTGTGCCGCCTGCCGCGCCTCAGCCGCCTCTACCTGGGCGGCAACCGGCTGCCGGGGCTGCCCGCCGACTTCGCGCAGCTGCAGAGCCTGCGCTGCCTGTGGCTCGAGGGCAACCACGTGCGGCGCTTCCCGCGCGCGCTGCTCCGCATGCCGGCGCTGCAGTCACTGCAGCTGGGCGACAACCGGCTGCGAGGCCTGCCCGCTGAGCTGCCCCAAATGGAAGGCCTGCGGGGCCTCTGGCTCTACGGCAACAGGCTCGAGGTCTTCCCCAGCGTGCTGCTGCGCATGGGCCGCCTGCGCATCCTGGACGTGGACCGCAACCAGCTGGGCGGCTTCCCCGACCTGCGGCCCCTGCGCGCCCTGCGCCTCTTCTCCTACGATCACAACCCCGTCACTGGGCCGCCCCGGGTCCTCGACACCGTCTTCCTGGTGGGGGAGGGCGCCGTAGAGCGCATGGCCGAGCGCGACGAACCGCCCCCGCCCCCAaagccccggccccggccccctTCAGCCCCGACTCAGCCGCCAAGCCCTCGCCCAACCCCGCCTGCCCAGGAGCCCACGGAGAACACTGGggaccaggaggaggaggaggagcccgaggaagaggaagaagaggaagaggagagggagaaggaacccCAAGAGGAGAGCCCGCTGTGTGCAGGCCACAGGCCCCTTGGCCTCCCCAGGAAAGGAGAGCCCACCTGA